From the genome of Geobacter sp. SVR, one region includes:
- a CDS encoding FadR/GntR family transcriptional regulator, with protein sequence MTFKPIRPQKITVQIADQIRASILTAAFGPGEKLPTERELCRIFGVSRPSVREALNILAAAGLVESHQGGGTTVRSLVEASAGSPLSELIKYERERALDVIEVRKSIEACTAFYAADRALPEDVRRLEKIVSEMEENLATETPSLDLDADFHIAVARATHNVVWLHLMQNIFDAMQQFQRGVWRAVYLTVDDHRTLYRQHRDVFEAIRDRQPESARTAMLVHLGFAEQRSGIYVSRNGADRTVSQ encoded by the coding sequence ATGACCTTCAAACCCATCAGGCCCCAGAAGATAACGGTTCAGATCGCCGATCAGATCCGGGCGTCGATTCTGACCGCTGCCTTCGGACCGGGCGAGAAATTGCCGACCGAGCGGGAACTGTGCAGGATCTTCGGGGTCTCCCGGCCATCGGTGAGAGAGGCCTTGAATATTCTGGCCGCTGCGGGGCTGGTGGAGTCCCATCAGGGTGGAGGGACCACTGTCAGGTCGCTGGTAGAGGCATCTGCGGGGAGTCCTCTTTCGGAGTTGATAAAATATGAGCGCGAAAGGGCGCTGGACGTCATCGAGGTCCGTAAATCCATAGAGGCGTGTACCGCCTTCTATGCCGCCGACCGGGCATTGCCTGAGGATGTGAGGCGACTGGAAAAAATCGTTTCCGAGATGGAGGAGAATCTGGCGACCGAAACCCCTTCCCTTGACCTGGATGCCGATTTTCACATTGCTGTTGCGCGGGCAACCCACAATGTGGTCTGGCTGCACCTGATGCAGAACATTTTCGATGCCATGCAGCAGTTCCAAAGGGGGGTCTGGCGGGCGGTCTATCTCACCGTTGACGATCATCGCACCCTCTACCGGCAGCATCGTGATGTTTTCGAGGCCATTCGGGACCGGCAGCCGGAATCCGCCCGGACAGCCATGCTGGTTCACCTGGGATTCGCCGAGCAGAGGAGCGGTATCTATGTCAGCCGGAACGGCGCTGACCGGACTGTTTCTCAGTAA
- a CDS encoding methyl-accepting chemotaxis protein — protein sequence MATLRSIYTFVEKNFFNSLTKKLAGNILFLLLLQSLMLGAALMHSSSAKGGAATAEGVSDQSGLYLMFAAYGLSVVASIGSILFLRYLLIKPLAQFAATLTTKDLSKDAPLISYDEIRTLSGNYNLLLEDIRDILHNTKQMALRSALDCTRVMKQVKDSQHNARKQGELADIIRTSSQEASQAINDITHSTHDISRSIDDTHKTAVGSLAELQEVTDNIESVVAKLGDFSNTVASLNTNSEKIRDIVSLIQDISDQTNLLALNAAIEAARAGEHGRGFAVVADEVRALAERVNRATREISCNIDEMVCNVRNTQQETAAIGNHIVRTREVVELTSRHFEHLVGDSENNSSQLSRIAAASEELSVTTAETSRQVADVHALSCDVLGNLEQSNTLSSSLQEVTEKMLEVASRFRIGRGEVEDLIGRAAAYRDVLRARMEEIAARGIDVFDRNYRPVPNTNPQKFSVAYNDSFDRELQPMFDKGLEIFQGAIYSLVVDVNGYVSTHHSKNQKPLTGNYETDLLNSREKRVYASNTLEIRRAKNVTPFLLQTYARDTGEILNDLSHPIFINGRHWGAFIIGIRPEMLSRG from the coding sequence ATGGCAACACTGAGGTCGATCTATACCTTCGTTGAGAAGAACTTCTTCAACAGTCTGACCAAAAAGCTGGCAGGGAATATCCTGTTTCTCCTGCTGCTCCAGTCGTTGATGCTGGGAGCGGCACTGATGCATTCCTCTTCCGCAAAGGGGGGGGCGGCCACTGCGGAGGGGGTGTCCGACCAATCGGGCCTCTACCTCATGTTTGCCGCCTATGGCCTGTCGGTAGTGGCATCCATAGGCAGCATCCTGTTTCTGCGCTACCTGCTGATCAAGCCGCTGGCCCAGTTTGCGGCCACTCTGACGACCAAAGACCTCTCCAAGGATGCCCCCCTGATCTCCTACGACGAGATCCGCACCCTGTCCGGCAACTACAACCTGTTGTTGGAGGATATCCGCGACATTCTGCACAACACCAAGCAGATGGCCCTGCGCAGCGCCCTGGACTGCACCCGGGTAATGAAGCAGGTCAAGGACTCGCAGCACAATGCCCGCAAACAGGGGGAGTTGGCGGACATCATCCGCACCTCCAGCCAGGAGGCCAGCCAGGCCATCAATGACATCACCCACAGCACCCATGACATCTCCCGCTCGATCGACGATACCCACAAGACCGCAGTCGGGTCCTTGGCGGAGTTGCAGGAGGTCACCGACAACATCGAGAGCGTGGTCGCCAAGCTGGGAGACTTTTCCAACACCGTTGCCAGTCTCAATACCAATTCGGAAAAGATCCGCGACATCGTCTCGCTGATTCAGGATATTTCCGACCAGACCAATCTGCTGGCGCTCAATGCGGCCATCGAGGCGGCACGGGCCGGAGAGCACGGCCGCGGCTTCGCAGTGGTGGCCGACGAGGTCCGTGCACTGGCTGAACGCGTCAACCGGGCCACCCGGGAGATCTCGTGCAATATCGATGAAATGGTATGCAACGTCAGGAACACCCAGCAGGAAACCGCCGCGATCGGCAACCATATCGTGCGCACCCGCGAAGTGGTGGAACTGACCTCCCGGCATTTCGAGCACTTGGTCGGGGACTCGGAGAACAACAGTTCGCAGCTCTCGCGGATCGCCGCCGCTTCCGAGGAGCTCTCGGTCACCACTGCGGAAACGAGCCGGCAGGTTGCCGATGTGCATGCCCTGAGCTGCGATGTACTGGGCAATCTCGAACAATCCAATACCCTTTCCAGCAGCCTTCAGGAGGTAACCGAGAAGATGCTGGAGGTGGCATCGCGGTTCAGGATCGGTCGCGGCGAGGTGGAGGATCTGATCGGCAGGGCAGCCGCATACCGCGATGTGCTGCGGGCCAGGATGGAGGAGATCGCGGCGCGCGGCATCGACGTCTTTGATCGGAATTACCGGCCGGTCCCCAATACCAATCCGCAGAAGTTCTCCGTGGCCTATAACGATTCCTTCGACCGTGAGTTGCAGCCGATGTTCGACAAGGGGCTGGAGATCTTTCAGGGGGCGATCTATTCTTTGGTAGTCGACGTGAACGGCTATGTGTCGACGCATCACAGCAAAAATCAGAAGCCGCTGACCGGGAACTATGAAACCGACCTGCTCAACAGCCGGGAAAAGAGGGTCTACGCATCCAACACCTTGGAGATAAGGCGCGCCAAGAACGTTACGCCGTTCCTGCTGCAGACCTATGCCCGGGACACCGGCGAAATACTCAACGACCTCTCGCACCCCATATTCATCAACGGCAGGCACTGGGGGGCTTTCATCATCGGTATCCGCCCGGAAATGCTCAGCCGCGGATGA
- a CDS encoding FAD-binding oxidoreductase: MEQSLINDLKNIVGEQYTLTDRESLAVYGYDSTPELESRPGAVLLPGTAEEVSRIVRLCHGAGVSVTPRGSGTNLSGGSLSSNSGVVLQTSRLNRIVEVDEENLTATVEPGVVTSALHREVESRGLFYPPDPGSMNISTMGGNVAENSGGLRGLKYGVTADYVMGLETILADGELLRTGGKVVKDVAGYSLNPLLVSSEGTLGIFSGITVKLIPKPQTKVTMLAHFPALQDAALAVSAIIAARVIPATLEFLDKVTIKCVEDYAHVGLPLDVDAVLLIEVDGHQAVTAEEAAAVAAICNKHRCSFFQTARDADEALKLAAARRTALSALARFKPTTILEDATVPRSCIAPMLKVIQEAAQKYNVTIGTFGHAGDGNLHPTCLTDERDADEIKRAHAAFGEIFDAAISMGGTITGEHGVGLAKKKYLPKLVGESGIRVMRGIKEAFDPKGILNPGKVF, encoded by the coding sequence ATGGAACAATCCCTCATTAACGATCTGAAAAACATCGTAGGCGAGCAATACACCCTGACCGACCGGGAATCGCTGGCAGTCTACGGCTACGACTCGACACCGGAGCTGGAGAGCAGGCCCGGGGCGGTGCTGCTGCCCGGAACGGCCGAGGAGGTATCCCGCATTGTCCGCCTGTGCCATGGCGCCGGCGTGAGCGTGACCCCGCGCGGTTCCGGCACCAACCTGTCAGGGGGCTCCCTGTCAAGCAATAGCGGCGTGGTGCTGCAGACCAGCCGGCTGAACCGGATCGTCGAAGTGGATGAAGAGAACCTGACCGCCACTGTGGAACCGGGTGTGGTCACCAGCGCCCTGCATCGCGAGGTGGAGTCGCGCGGGCTGTTCTATCCGCCCGACCCAGGCAGCATGAATATCTCCACCATGGGGGGCAACGTGGCCGAGAACTCAGGCGGCCTGCGCGGCCTGAAATACGGCGTTACGGCCGACTACGTCATGGGACTGGAGACTATCCTTGCCGACGGCGAGCTGCTGCGTACCGGGGGCAAGGTGGTCAAGGACGTGGCCGGCTACAGCCTCAATCCGCTGCTGGTCTCCTCGGAGGGCACCCTGGGGATCTTCAGCGGCATCACCGTCAAGCTGATCCCCAAGCCGCAGACCAAAGTCACCATGCTGGCGCACTTTCCGGCCCTGCAGGATGCAGCCCTGGCCGTTTCGGCCATCATTGCGGCCCGCGTGATCCCGGCTACCCTCGAATTCCTCGACAAGGTCACCATCAAATGCGTCGAGGACTACGCCCATGTCGGCCTGCCGCTGGACGTGGATGCCGTTCTGCTGATCGAGGTGGACGGCCATCAGGCGGTCACCGCGGAAGAGGCGGCTGCAGTGGCTGCCATCTGCAACAAGCACCGCTGCTCGTTTTTCCAGACAGCTCGGGATGCGGACGAGGCGCTCAAGCTGGCTGCCGCCCGCCGGACGGCGTTGTCCGCCCTGGCCCGTTTCAAGCCGACCACGATCCTGGAGGACGCCACCGTGCCGCGCAGTTGCATCGCTCCCATGCTGAAGGTCATCCAGGAGGCAGCCCAGAAGTACAACGTCACCATCGGCACCTTCGGTCATGCCGGCGACGGAAACCTGCATCCCACCTGCCTGACCGATGAGCGCGATGCCGACGAAATCAAGCGTGCCCACGCCGCCTTCGGCGAGATCTTCGATGCCGCCATCTCCATGGGGGGCACCATTACCGGCGAACACGGCGTGGGGCTGGCCAAGAAGAAGTATCTCCCGAAGCTGGTCGGAGAGTCCGGCATCCGCGTGATGCGGGGAATCAAGGAAGCGTTTGATCCGAAAGGCATCCTCAATCCGGGCAAGGTGTTTTAG
- a CDS encoding (Fe-S)-binding protein, with protein sequence MDYVKLINCMRCGMCLPSCPTYKETFLETASPRGRVALVRKLQEGELDQSERLLEYLSLCLDCQACASACPCGVNAGELVAEFTCERKAESGLGFMEDLILRKLVPHPDRLETSMAPMRLYQKSGLQKLVRTLGVLKMFPKPLERMEGLLPELPSKPLRQAIQEVTPAEGTERGTVGFFLGCVMSLIFSDASRATVKLLSSLGYKVITPRKQVCCGAPNMLGGDLDGLKEAARTNVELFGGYEVDFIVTDCGGCGAELKKYSHHLEGAAAAKAFSGKVRDIAQVLALHGEELRAKLKPVPFSATYHDPCHIAHCQGIRREPRALLKLVPGLEYRELEAADACCGSAGTYNIAKPEMSDRILQRKLDTIRATGAEVLVTSNPGCLLQLKKGMAEQLPSVRIMHLTEVLAQSMR encoded by the coding sequence ATGGATTACGTAAAACTGATCAATTGCATGCGCTGCGGCATGTGTCTTCCCAGCTGTCCCACCTACAAGGAAACCTTTCTGGAAACCGCTTCACCCCGCGGCCGGGTGGCGCTGGTGCGCAAGCTCCAGGAGGGGGAACTGGACCAGTCCGAGCGGTTGCTGGAATACCTTTCGCTCTGCCTGGACTGCCAGGCCTGCGCCTCGGCCTGTCCCTGCGGCGTCAATGCCGGCGAACTGGTGGCCGAGTTCACCTGTGAACGGAAGGCCGAGAGCGGCCTGGGCTTCATGGAAGACCTGATCCTGCGCAAGCTGGTGCCGCACCCGGACCGCCTGGAAACTTCCATGGCACCCATGCGGCTGTACCAGAAGAGCGGACTGCAGAAGCTGGTGCGGACTCTGGGGGTACTCAAGATGTTCCCGAAACCGCTGGAGCGGATGGAAGGACTGCTGCCCGAGCTGCCATCCAAGCCGTTGCGCCAGGCCATCCAGGAAGTGACTCCGGCCGAGGGCACGGAGCGCGGCACGGTCGGTTTCTTTCTGGGCTGCGTGATGAGCCTGATTTTCAGCGATGCCAGCCGCGCCACCGTCAAACTGCTCTCTTCGCTGGGCTACAAGGTCATCACCCCCCGCAAGCAGGTCTGCTGCGGCGCGCCCAATATGCTGGGAGGTGACCTGGACGGCCTGAAGGAGGCCGCCCGCACCAATGTGGAGCTGTTCGGCGGTTATGAGGTGGATTTCATCGTTACCGACTGTGGCGGCTGCGGCGCGGAGTTGAAGAAGTATAGCCATCACTTGGAGGGGGCCGCGGCGGCAAAAGCCTTCAGCGGCAAGGTCAGGGACATCGCCCAGGTACTGGCGCTGCATGGTGAGGAGTTGCGCGCCAAATTAAAGCCGGTGCCCTTCAGCGCCACCTATCATGACCCATGCCACATTGCCCACTGCCAGGGCATCCGCAGGGAGCCGCGCGCGCTGCTCAAGCTGGTGCCCGGTCTGGAATACCGCGAACTGGAGGCGGCCGATGCCTGCTGCGGCAGCGCCGGCACCTACAACATCGCCAAGCCGGAGATGTCCGATCGTATCCTGCAGCGCAAGCTCGACACCATCCGCGCCACCGGCGCCGAGGTGCTGGTGACCAGTAATCCGGGATGTTTGCTGCAATTGAAGAAAGGGATGGCAGAGCAATTGCCGTCGGTCAGGATTATGCATCTGACCGAGGTGCTGGCGCAAAGCATGAGGTAA
- a CDS encoding NAD(P)H-quinone oxidoreductase, with protein MKAVLMEGFGGVEVLKVGEAERPVPGEGQVLVKVFATSINRPDLVQREGKYPPPPGDSEILGLEVAGVIEELGAGVSGWQVGQRVMTLVGGGGYAEYAVAYASHLMAIPESMSFEEAACVCESYITAFLNVFMIGEFRDKQTAILHGGGGGVNTAAIQLAKALTPTAKLIVTAHPSKIERVRELGADLINDFTANPDFTEVVKEFTNKKGVDLILDHVGAKYLAPNMNSLAYKGKLVIIGVTSGIKAELNLALMMVKRQQIIGSVLRSRPVPEKGEIVAEFTRRALPKFADRTIVPIIEKVFPIEQVVEAHRMMEEDKHFGKIVLKIQ; from the coding sequence ATGAAAGCAGTTTTGATGGAAGGATTCGGAGGCGTCGAGGTGCTCAAGGTGGGCGAGGCCGAGCGTCCGGTACCGGGCGAGGGGCAGGTGCTGGTAAAGGTATTCGCCACCTCGATCAACCGCCCCGATCTGGTGCAGCGGGAGGGCAAGTATCCCCCCCCTCCGGGCGACTCTGAAATCCTCGGACTGGAAGTGGCCGGCGTGATCGAGGAGCTGGGCGCCGGCGTCAGCGGATGGCAGGTCGGACAGCGGGTCATGACGCTGGTGGGTGGCGGCGGCTATGCCGAATATGCCGTGGCCTATGCCTCGCACCTGATGGCGATCCCGGAGTCGATGTCGTTCGAAGAGGCGGCCTGCGTGTGCGAATCCTACATCACCGCTTTCCTGAACGTCTTCATGATCGGCGAGTTCCGCGACAAGCAAACCGCCATCCTGCACGGCGGCGGCGGAGGAGTCAACACTGCGGCCATCCAACTGGCCAAGGCCCTGACCCCCACTGCCAAATTGATCGTAACCGCCCACCCCAGCAAGATCGAGCGGGTCAGGGAACTGGGGGCCGACCTGATCAACGACTTCACCGCCAACCCCGATTTCACCGAAGTGGTCAAGGAGTTCACCAACAAGAAAGGGGTCGACCTGATCCTGGACCATGTCGGCGCCAAATACCTGGCCCCCAACATGAACTCCCTGGCCTACAAGGGCAAGCTGGTCATCATCGGCGTGACCAGCGGCATCAAGGCCGAGTTGAACCTGGCCCTGATGATGGTCAAGCGCCAGCAGATCATCGGCAGCGTGCTGCGCTCACGACCGGTCCCGGAAAAAGGGGAGATCGTGGCCGAATTCACCCGCCGGGCGCTGCCCAAGTTCGCCGACCGCACCATCGTGCCGATCATCGAGAAGGTTTTCCCGATCGAGCAGGTGGTTGAGGCGCACCGCATGATGGAAGAGGACAAGCATTTCGGCAAGATCGTGCTGAAAATCCAGTAA
- the surE gene encoding 5'/3'-nucleotidase SurE has product MHIMVTNDDGIHAPGILALASALRELGEVTVVAPDRERSAAGHSLTLHAPLRVFELREKFYAVDGTPTDCVNMGIHSLLSFRPDLVVSGINHGANLGDDITYSGTVAAAMEATLMGIPAIAVSLATFDASEHFPVAAQVAVRVARQVLANGLPADTFLNVNVPNCSAEELKSPLVTRQGRRSFVGTVVGKTDPRGRKYYWIGSDEPDFNDYEGTDFYAINRRHVSVTPLHLDLTNYETMKIVEGWKI; this is encoded by the coding sequence ATGCATATCATGGTCACCAATGACGACGGCATTCACGCTCCCGGCATCCTGGCCCTGGCTTCGGCTCTGCGCGAACTGGGCGAGGTGACCGTGGTGGCCCCCGACCGGGAACGCAGCGCGGCCGGCCATTCCCTGACGCTGCATGCGCCGCTGAGGGTGTTCGAACTGCGGGAGAAATTCTACGCCGTGGACGGCACCCCCACCGACTGCGTCAACATGGGCATCCACAGCCTGCTTTCCTTTCGCCCCGACCTGGTTGTTTCGGGCATCAACCACGGTGCCAACCTGGGGGACGACATCACCTATTCCGGCACGGTGGCGGCCGCCATGGAGGCAACGCTGATGGGCATTCCGGCCATCGCCGTCTCGCTGGCCACCTTCGATGCCAGCGAGCACTTCCCGGTAGCGGCCCAGGTGGCGGTGCGGGTGGCGCGGCAGGTGCTGGCCAACGGCCTGCCTGCCGATACCTTTCTGAACGTCAATGTCCCCAACTGCTCCGCCGAAGAACTCAAGTCCCCTCTGGTCACCCGCCAGGGGCGGCGCTCCTTTGTCGGAACGGTGGTCGGCAAGACCGATCCCCGCGGCCGCAAATACTACTGGATCGGCAGCGATGAGCCCGATTTCAACGATTATGAAGGCACCGACTTCTACGCCATCAACCGCCGGCACGTGTCTGTCACGCCGCTGCACCTCGATCTGACCAATTACGAAACGATGAAGATCGTCGAGGGGTGGAAAATTTAA
- a CDS encoding protein-L-isoaspartate(D-aspartate) O-methyltransferase, whose translation MSFDVARRKMVQEQIVARGISDRRVVEAMLKVPRHIFVQEAFAAQAYSDSSLPIGEKQTISQPYTVALMTELLGLTGTEKVLEIGTGSGYQTAILATLADRVFTAERIRPLALRARKCLDSLALFNVMLRINDGEGSPIGWEEEAPFDAIIVTAGAPAVPAVLTEQLAPNGRLVIPVGDEEEQRLLKIERQADGTFETAVSVGCRFVPLIGKQGW comes from the coding sequence ATGAGTTTTGATGTGGCTCGCAGGAAGATGGTGCAGGAACAGATTGTGGCGCGCGGTATCAGTGATCGGCGGGTGGTCGAGGCCATGTTGAAGGTGCCCCGTCATATATTCGTCCAGGAGGCGTTCGCCGCCCAGGCCTACAGCGATTCATCGCTCCCGATCGGAGAAAAGCAGACCATCTCCCAGCCTTACACGGTGGCACTGATGACCGAACTGCTCGGTCTGACCGGCACAGAGAAGGTGTTGGAGATCGGCACCGGATCGGGCTATCAGACCGCCATCCTGGCCACCCTGGCAGACAGGGTCTTTACTGCCGAACGGATTCGCCCGCTGGCGCTGCGGGCCAGGAAATGCCTGGATTCACTGGCGCTGTTCAACGTCATGCTCCGGATCAACGACGGCGAAGGGAGCCCGATCGGATGGGAGGAAGAAGCCCCTTTCGATGCCATCATAGTGACTGCCGGCGCTCCGGCGGTCCCCGCTGTTCTGACCGAACAACTGGCTCCCAACGGGCGGCTGGTGATTCCGGTCGGAGACGAAGAAGAACAGCGACTGCTCAAGATCGAGCGCCAGGCCGACGGCACATTTGAGACCGCCGTCTCGGTCGGCTGCAGGTTCGTTCCGCTTATCGGTAAACAAGGCTGGTAG
- a CDS encoding RNA polymerase sigma factor RpoD/SigA, which translates to MKNNDDLLAHGFNVEEPLADTDLIMEEPEEPLVFVDDETITEEPEEELPAAVLETFDDAIKIYLRDIQRTPLLTAESEKELARQIEKGDKAARNKMIESNLRLVVKLAKRYINRGLPFLDLIEEGNLGLIKAVERFSLAKECRFSTYATWWIRQAIDRALVNQSRTIRLPVHVSDDINRMARVTRSLSQKLQREPSAHEVAEAMNVKLAYVRRLMTLLRRTCSMETPIGDGSDYFLIDTIEDSSMVSPSELLENIDHFEQISAHFEELSESEQKILALRFGLDDKEPQTLDTIGQSFGVTRERIRQIEAKSLEKLRNSMRH; encoded by the coding sequence ATGAAAAACAATGACGATCTGCTGGCGCACGGTTTCAACGTGGAAGAACCCCTTGCTGATACTGACCTGATCATGGAGGAGCCGGAAGAACCGTTGGTGTTTGTCGATGACGAAACCATAACCGAAGAGCCCGAGGAGGAATTGCCCGCGGCGGTGCTGGAAACCTTTGACGACGCCATCAAGATCTACCTGCGCGACATTCAGCGCACGCCGCTGTTGACTGCCGAGTCGGAGAAAGAGCTGGCCCGCCAGATCGAAAAAGGGGACAAGGCTGCCCGCAACAAGATGATCGAATCCAACCTGCGGCTGGTGGTCAAACTTGCCAAGCGTTACATCAACCGCGGGCTGCCGTTCCTGGACCTGATCGAGGAGGGCAACCTGGGACTGATCAAGGCAGTGGAGCGCTTCAGCCTGGCCAAGGAATGTCGGTTTTCCACCTACGCTACCTGGTGGATCCGTCAGGCCATCGATCGGGCGCTGGTCAACCAGTCCCGCACCATCCGCCTGCCGGTGCACGTCTCCGACGATATCAACCGCATGGCGCGCGTGACACGGTCTTTGTCGCAGAAACTGCAGCGGGAGCCGTCCGCCCATGAGGTCGCCGAAGCCATGAACGTCAAGCTGGCCTATGTCCGGCGGCTGATGACGCTCCTGCGCCGCACCTGTTCCATGGAAACACCCATCGGCGACGGCAGTGATTACTTCCTGATCGACACCATCGAGGACAGCTCCATGGTCTCTCCGTCGGAGCTGCTGGAGAATATCGACCACTTCGAACAGATCTCGGCCCATTTCGAGGAACTGAGCGAGAGCGAACAGAAGATCCTGGCACTGCGGTTCGGGCTGGACGACAAGGAGCCCCAGACGCTGGATACGATCGGCCAGAGCTTTGGCGTGACCCGCGAACGCATCCGCCAGATCGAGGCCAAATCGCTGGAAAAATTGCGCAACAGCATGAGGCATTGA
- a CDS encoding adenine phosphoribosyltransferase, with amino-acid sequence MEDLKSIIRDVPDFPKKGIIFKDITTLLQDARSYQRMVDLLAHRYVGQHIEKVVGVEARGFVIGSALAYKLGAGIVMVRKPGKLPSETFKKTYDLEYGTDTLEIHCDAIKPGERVLIADDLLATGGTMSAVVDMVQSMGGEIVECCFMAELDFLNGRNRLPAGKVFSLLNF; translated from the coding sequence ATGGAAGACCTGAAGAGCATCATCCGCGACGTCCCCGACTTCCCCAAGAAAGGCATCATTTTCAAGGATATCACTACCCTGCTGCAGGACGCCCGTTCCTATCAGCGCATGGTCGACCTGTTGGCGCACCGCTACGTCGGCCAGCATATCGAAAAGGTTGTGGGTGTCGAGGCCCGCGGTTTCGTCATCGGCTCCGCCCTGGCCTACAAGCTGGGGGCCGGTATCGTAATGGTTCGCAAGCCGGGTAAGCTCCCTTCCGAAACCTTCAAGAAGACCTATGACCTGGAGTACGGCACCGACACCCTGGAGATCCACTGCGACGCCATCAAACCGGGTGAGCGGGTCCTGATCGCCGACGACCTTCTGGCAACCGGCGGCACGATGTCGGCAGTGGTGGACATGGTTCAGAGCATGGGGGGGGAGATCGTCGAATGCTGCTTCATGGCCGAGCTCGACTTCCTCAACGGAAGAAACAGGCTGCCGGCCGGCAAGGTCTTTTCGCTGCTCAATTTCTAG
- a CDS encoding JAB domain-containing protein, with the protein MTTDTMFGQKQASAKPRTLKLKQIRAVYETLVIKEEVGSYLKPFTRYTSPDQVFATFGFLRQETKEYFFTIHLDGKNRICCVDEVSVGSLNQSIVHPREVFKTALLSSAVAIILLHNHPTGDPTPSREDIEITKRLRETGEIIGVRILDHIIIGDSHVSFVSRGLL; encoded by the coding sequence TTGACAACTGATACCATGTTCGGCCAGAAGCAGGCCTCGGCAAAACCCAGAACACTTAAGCTCAAGCAAATCAGGGCCGTATATGAAACCCTGGTCATAAAGGAAGAGGTCGGCAGCTACCTGAAGCCATTCACCAGGTACACCAGTCCTGACCAGGTCTTCGCCACGTTCGGCTTCTTGCGGCAGGAAACCAAGGAATATTTCTTCACCATCCACCTGGACGGCAAGAACCGTATCTGCTGCGTAGATGAGGTATCGGTCGGCTCGCTCAACCAGAGCATCGTACATCCACGGGAAGTGTTCAAGACGGCTCTACTCTCGTCGGCGGTAGCCATCATCCTGCTCCATAACCATCCGACCGGCGACCCGACACCGAGCCGGGAGGATATCGAGATCACCAAACGGTTACGTGAGACAGGGGAAATTATCGGGGTGCGAATACTCGATCACATCATCATCGGCGACAGCCATGTGTCTTTCGTCAGCCGCGGACTGCTGTAG
- a CDS encoding helix-turn-helix domain-containing protein has product MKATKVLLGERIRELRRSRGLTQEQFADLIGVEQKHVSRLELGKSFPPIERLEKIAEALQVPLRNIFDFVHLADQEARTASLDEMMKQLNEENQKIAYKVFNCLVRSLQD; this is encoded by the coding sequence ATGAAAGCGACAAAAGTGCTATTGGGCGAAAGAATCAGAGAGTTGCGTAGAAGCAGAGGCTTGACACAAGAGCAGTTTGCAGACTTGATTGGGGTCGAACAGAAGCACGTCAGCAGGCTGGAACTCGGTAAGAGCTTCCCTCCCATCGAGCGGTTGGAAAAAATTGCAGAGGCATTACAAGTGCCGTTGAGAAATATCTTTGATTTTGTGCACTTGGCCGATCAAGAAGCTCGCACTGCCAGCCTTGATGAAATGATGAAACAGCTAAACGAGGAAAACCAGAAAATTGCATACAAAGTTTTCAATTGTCTTGTCAGATCGCTGCAAGATTAA